From Cucumis melo cultivar AY chromosome 1, USDA_Cmelo_AY_1.0, whole genome shotgun sequence, a single genomic window includes:
- the LOC103500063 gene encoding probable ribonuclease P/MRP protein subunit POP5 isoform X1, producing MVRFKNRYMVFEVLLDPNKNLKTDDPIIITQYNVSKAIKDSILLNFGECGFASALGSFQVKYVNPITKLCIIRASREDYQNVWAAITMVRSISNCPVVFNLLDLSGNTRACKNTALRLDGLKFEQYKLMVGHCLPDNVKMQMQNCLEKIANLEN from the exons ATGGTGAGGTTTAAAAACCGATACATGGTGTTTGAAGTTCTCTTGGATCCCAATAAAAACCTTAAAACAGATGATCCTATTATCATTACCCAATATAATGTTTCAAAAGCAATCAAGGATAGTATTCTTCTCAACTTCGGGGAATGTGGTTTTGCTTCCGCACTTGGATCTTTTCAAG TTAAGTATGTAAATCCAATCACGAAGTTATGTATTATTAGAGCCTCCAGAGAGGACTACCAGAATGTGTGGGCTGCAATTACTATGGTGAGGAGTATCAGCAATTGTCCCGTTGTATTCAATCTACTGGACCTAAGTG GAAATACAAGGGCCTGCAAGAACACCGCCTTGAGGCTCGATGGATTGAAGTTTGAGCAATATAAACTTATGGTTGGACATTGTCTTCCAGATAATGTAAAGATGCAAATGCAGAACTGTCTCGAGAAGATTGCAAATTTAGAAAACTGA
- the LOC103500065 gene encoding protein-tyrosine-phosphatase PTP1-like isoform X2, which translates to MIKQAHSSIQIPNEIQFIGFGTITKLTFFSSILHPSSALQVRPLGNLTSTRSRSHHRRHPMAAATSSSSSNTSIFSPDSPPTLALTPHQIKLCSQALEAFTDKLQKPDVINQEFARLQAKRITASDMRRSCSVALDNVNVNKNRYMDVLPFDETRVVLDSCKDYRPSVRGYINASFISTSSSKSLSKFIATQGPLPHTYEDFWEMVFQYKCPAILMLTRLVDNYKMVKCGDYFQAEDGPRDFGNLIVVSKWIKSSNSSLILRHLEVNHKESEESVAVLHIQYPEWPDHGVPNDTLAVREMLKRLYHLPPDLGPIVVHCSAGIGRTGTYCAFHNTIQRILIGDMSALDLVSTISSFRSQRIGMVQTLGKRMYYCVCSIHACGS; encoded by the exons ATGATAAAGCAAGCGCACTCATCGATTCAAATTCCCAACGAAATCCAGTTTATCGGATTCGGAACCATTACCAAACTTACATTTTTTTCCTCCATCCTTCATCCCTCTTCCGCCTTACAAGTCAGACCGCTGGGGAACCTCACTTCCACACGTTCCCGGAGCCATCATCGCCGGCATCCCATGGCCGCCGCCACCTCTTCATCCTCCTCCAACACTTCTATTTTCTCCCCCGATTCTCCCCCCACACTTGCTCTCACACCCCATCAGATTAAGCTTTGTTCCCAAGCTCTTGAGGCCTTCACGGACAAGCTCCAGAAGCCTGATGTCATCAACCAGGAGTTCGCTCGATTGCAG GCCAAGAGAATAACTGCATCTGATATGAGGAGAAGTTGCTCTGTGGCACTTGACAACGTCAACGTAAATAAAAATCGTTACATGGATGTATTACCCT TTGATGAGACTAGAGTTGTACTTGACTCATGTAAGGATTACAGACCTTCTGTAAGGGGTTATATCAATGCTAGCTTTATTTCG ACTTCCTCCTCAAAAAGCCTTTCTAAGTTTATTGCCACACAAGGTCCGTTACCACACACTTATGAGGATTTCTGGGAGATGGTATTTCAGTATAAATGCCCTGCAATCTTGATGCTTACTCGTCTTGTTGATAATTACAAG ATGGTAAAGTGTGGAGATTATTTTCAGGCAGAAGATGGTCCTAGAGATTTTGGTAATCTAATTGTTGTCTCTAAATGGATAAAATCTTCCAACTCCTCTCTTATATTGCGCCATTTGGAGGTGAACCATAAAGAG TCGGAAGAATCTGTGGCTGTTCTACATATTCAGTACCCAGAATGGCCTGACCATGGAGTTCCTAATGACACACTTGCTGTTCGTGAAATGTTGAAGAGGCTGTATCATTTACCTCCCGATCTTGGTCCAATAGTGGTGCATTGCAG TGCAGGTATTGGAAGAACCGGAACATATTGCGCATTTCATAACACAATTCAGAGAATTCTTATTGGAGACATGTCTGCTTTAGATCTTGTCAGTACCATTTCTTCATTTAGGTCCCAGCGAATTGGAATGGTTCAAACCCTG GGAAAAAGGATGTATTATTGTGTCTGTAGTATTCATGCATGTGGTTCTTAG
- the LOC103500063 gene encoding probable ribonuclease P/MRP protein subunit POP5 isoform X2, producing MILLSLPNIMFQKQSRIVFFSTSGNVVLLPHLDLFKYVNPITKLCIIRASREDYQNVWAAITMVRSISNCPVVFNLLDLSGNTRACKNTALRLDGLKFEQYKLMVGHCLPDNVKMQMQNCLEKIANLEN from the exons ATGATCCTATTATCATTACCCAATATAATGTTTCAAAAGCAATCAAGGATAGTATTCTTCTCAACTTCGGGGAATGTGGTTTTGCTTCCGCACTTGGATCTTTTCAAG TATGTAAATCCAATCACGAAGTTATGTATTATTAGAGCCTCCAGAGAGGACTACCAGAATGTGTGGGCTGCAATTACTATGGTGAGGAGTATCAGCAATTGTCCCGTTGTATTCAATCTACTGGACCTAAGTG GAAATACAAGGGCCTGCAAGAACACCGCCTTGAGGCTCGATGGATTGAAGTTTGAGCAATATAAACTTATGGTTGGACATTGTCTTCCAGATAATGTAAAGATGCAAATGCAGAACTGTCTCGAGAAGATTGCAAATTTAGAAAACTGA
- the LOC103500065 gene encoding protein-tyrosine-phosphatase PTP1-like isoform X3, with protein MIKQAHSSIQIPNEIQFIGFGTITKLTFFSSILHPSSALQVRPLGNLTSTRSRSHHRRHPMAAATSSSSSNTSIFSPDSPPTLALTPHQIKLCSQALEAFTDKLQKPDVINQEFARLQAKRITASDMRRSCSVALDNVNVNKNRYMDVLPFDETRVVLDSCKDYRPSVRGYINASFISTSSSKSLSKFIATQGPLPHTYEDFWEMVFQYKCPAILMLTRLVDNYKMVKCGDYFQAEDGPRDFGNLIVVSKWIKSSNSSLILRHLEVNHKESEESVAVLHIQYPEWPDHGVPNDTLAVREMLKRLYHLPPDLGPIVVHCRYWKNRNILRIS; from the exons ATGATAAAGCAAGCGCACTCATCGATTCAAATTCCCAACGAAATCCAGTTTATCGGATTCGGAACCATTACCAAACTTACATTTTTTTCCTCCATCCTTCATCCCTCTTCCGCCTTACAAGTCAGACCGCTGGGGAACCTCACTTCCACACGTTCCCGGAGCCATCATCGCCGGCATCCCATGGCCGCCGCCACCTCTTCATCCTCCTCCAACACTTCTATTTTCTCCCCCGATTCTCCCCCCACACTTGCTCTCACACCCCATCAGATTAAGCTTTGTTCCCAAGCTCTTGAGGCCTTCACGGACAAGCTCCAGAAGCCTGATGTCATCAACCAGGAGTTCGCTCGATTGCAG GCCAAGAGAATAACTGCATCTGATATGAGGAGAAGTTGCTCTGTGGCACTTGACAACGTCAACGTAAATAAAAATCGTTACATGGATGTATTACCCT TTGATGAGACTAGAGTTGTACTTGACTCATGTAAGGATTACAGACCTTCTGTAAGGGGTTATATCAATGCTAGCTTTATTTCG ACTTCCTCCTCAAAAAGCCTTTCTAAGTTTATTGCCACACAAGGTCCGTTACCACACACTTATGAGGATTTCTGGGAGATGGTATTTCAGTATAAATGCCCTGCAATCTTGATGCTTACTCGTCTTGTTGATAATTACAAG ATGGTAAAGTGTGGAGATTATTTTCAGGCAGAAGATGGTCCTAGAGATTTTGGTAATCTAATTGTTGTCTCTAAATGGATAAAATCTTCCAACTCCTCTCTTATATTGCGCCATTTGGAGGTGAACCATAAAGAG TCGGAAGAATCTGTGGCTGTTCTACATATTCAGTACCCAGAATGGCCTGACCATGGAGTTCCTAATGACACACTTGCTGTTCGTGAAATGTTGAAGAGGCTGTATCATTTACCTCCCGATCTTGGTCCAATAGTGGTGCATTGCAG GTATTGGAAGAACCGGAACATATTGCGCATTTCATAA
- the LOC103500065 gene encoding protein-tyrosine-phosphatase PTP1-like isoform X1 produces MIKQAHSSIQIPNEIQFIGFGTITKLTFFSSILHPSSALQVRPLGNLTSTRSRSHHRRHPMAAATSSSSSNTSIFSPDSPPTLALTPHQIKLCSQALEAFTDKLQKPDVINQEFARLQAKRITASDMRRSCSVALDNVNVNKNRYMDVLPFDETRVVLDSCKDYRPSVRGYINASFISTSSSKSLSKFIATQGPLPHTYEDFWEMVFQYKCPAILMLTRLVDNYKMVKCGDYFQAEDGPRDFGNLIVVSKWIKSSNSSLILRHLEVNHKESEESVAVLHIQYPEWPDHGVPNDTLAVREMLKRLYHLPPDLGPIVVHCSAGIGRTGTYCAFHNTIQRILIGDMSALDLVSTISSFRSQRIGMVQTLDQYFFCYRTIVDELEDLIAVSQ; encoded by the exons ATGATAAAGCAAGCGCACTCATCGATTCAAATTCCCAACGAAATCCAGTTTATCGGATTCGGAACCATTACCAAACTTACATTTTTTTCCTCCATCCTTCATCCCTCTTCCGCCTTACAAGTCAGACCGCTGGGGAACCTCACTTCCACACGTTCCCGGAGCCATCATCGCCGGCATCCCATGGCCGCCGCCACCTCTTCATCCTCCTCCAACACTTCTATTTTCTCCCCCGATTCTCCCCCCACACTTGCTCTCACACCCCATCAGATTAAGCTTTGTTCCCAAGCTCTTGAGGCCTTCACGGACAAGCTCCAGAAGCCTGATGTCATCAACCAGGAGTTCGCTCGATTGCAG GCCAAGAGAATAACTGCATCTGATATGAGGAGAAGTTGCTCTGTGGCACTTGACAACGTCAACGTAAATAAAAATCGTTACATGGATGTATTACCCT TTGATGAGACTAGAGTTGTACTTGACTCATGTAAGGATTACAGACCTTCTGTAAGGGGTTATATCAATGCTAGCTTTATTTCG ACTTCCTCCTCAAAAAGCCTTTCTAAGTTTATTGCCACACAAGGTCCGTTACCACACACTTATGAGGATTTCTGGGAGATGGTATTTCAGTATAAATGCCCTGCAATCTTGATGCTTACTCGTCTTGTTGATAATTACAAG ATGGTAAAGTGTGGAGATTATTTTCAGGCAGAAGATGGTCCTAGAGATTTTGGTAATCTAATTGTTGTCTCTAAATGGATAAAATCTTCCAACTCCTCTCTTATATTGCGCCATTTGGAGGTGAACCATAAAGAG TCGGAAGAATCTGTGGCTGTTCTACATATTCAGTACCCAGAATGGCCTGACCATGGAGTTCCTAATGACACACTTGCTGTTCGTGAAATGTTGAAGAGGCTGTATCATTTACCTCCCGATCTTGGTCCAATAGTGGTGCATTGCAG TGCAGGTATTGGAAGAACCGGAACATATTGCGCATTTCATAACACAATTCAGAGAATTCTTATTGGAGACATGTCTGCTTTAGATCTTGTCAGTACCATTTCTTCATTTAGGTCCCAGCGAATTGGAATGGTTCAAACCCTG GATCAATACTTTTTCTGCTATAGAACTATCGTTGATGAACTAGAAGACCTTATAGCTGTTTCACAGTAG